The genomic stretch TGAAGACAGCTGGTATAACCGTTTTTTGAAATAACTATTGATGAAAAAATACGATTATATTATTGCAGGTTCTGGATGCGCAGGTTTAAGCTTGCTATATCGCATATTAAAAGAACCTACACTACAACATAAATCTATTTTAGTAATCGATAAAGACTCTAAAAAAAACAATGATAGAACTTGGTGTTATTGGGAAAAAGAAGCTGGTATTTTTGATGAGCTTGTTTCTTCAAAATGGAATAATCTTGCTTTTCTAACTACAGGTTTTGAAAAAAATCTAGATTTAGGCAGTTATACTTACAAGATGATTCAAGGGTTAGATTTTTATCAGTATGTATTAAATTATGCCCAAAAGTTTACTAACGTAACTTTTGTTCAAGAAAATATTCTTTCCATTTCTTCTGATGATAGTGTTGGCATTGTAAAAACAAACCTTGCTAGTTATACGAGTAAAGTAGTATTTAATTCAACAAGTTTATTCAATCCTGTTATAACAGAACAAAACTCTCTTTTACAACATTTTAAAGGTTGGGTTATTAAAACTGAAACTGCACAATTCGACAAAAATGTTGGTAGATTAATGGATTTTACCGTTTCGCAAGAACATGGCGCAACTTTTATGTACGTTTTACCTACTTCTAGCACAGAAGCTTTGGTAGAATATACTTTATTTACACCAAAACTTATAGAAAAAGAAGACTACAAGAAAGCTTTGGTAAAATATATTAAAGAAGATTTAAAAATAGAAAAGTACACAATTACTCACGAAGAATTTGGAATTATACCAATGTCTCTTGCCAATTTTAAAAGAACCGAAGACAAAACAATAATAAACATTGGTACTGCTGGCGGATTCACAAAAGCAAGCAGTGGTTATACGTTTCAGTTTATTCAAAAAAATCTATCAGAAATCATATTAGATTTAAAAAATAATCGTCCAATTTTAAATAAAACTACTTTTAAAGACAAACTTTATAATTGGTACGATAGAACTTTAATTGATGTACTACTTTCTAATAAATTAACCGGTAAAGAGGTTTTTACAAGAATATTCAAAAAGAATTCCCCAGAAAAAATTTTAGCTTTTTTAGGAAATGAAAGTAGTTTAAAAGAAGATGTTTTAATTATGAAAAACTTACCTCTTCTTCCTTTTTTAATGGCTGGTATTCGACAACTTTTTACCAAAAGATAATTTAAAACAAAAAAAAGGATAGATTTAAAATCTATCCTTTGGTGTTAACTATTGTATGCGCTATTAAGAATTATAATCTTCTATTGTTTCATTTAACTCTTCACGTAAATCATCAAACTTTTCGTTTAATTCTTCTAAATTCTGTTTTACGTTTTTAGCAGGTTCATTTCTTTCATCTAAAAGTTTTTTATACTCTTCTTGCACATCATCGATATCTTCTAAAACCTCTTCTGTTTTTAACCAAGCAGGAATCGTGTTTCCTAAATTGTTTACAGAATTATTTAAGCCTTCGATAATTTCTGAATTTACTGCTAAATCTCTCTCTTCAATTTCCATCAACTCACGGTTTGCATCGTTAAAACCATCCCAATCGTTAAATGCTAAATGTCCTTCTGAGTCTACTTTGTACTCAACTGTTTGTCCGTCTGCAATTTTAATTTCCATTGTTTTATATTCAGTATCTGTAGCATTATTACAAGACATAAATAATAAACCTGTAACTGTTAAAACTGCTGTAAATTTTTTAATAATTTTCATAATATGTGTTTTAATTTGATACAAAATTAAAGGAAACAAGCACTGTTTTTTAACGCAGATAAATCGATTATTAACTCTTTGCAAAAGAGCTAATAATCGATTTCAACAAAAAAGGTAGACCTAAAGTCTACCTTTTTAAAATTTTATTTAAGAAGTTTTATTATTGTTCCTTCTCAATCATTTTATCTAATTTTTTAATTTCTTCATTATATTCTTCTATTGCTGCATCGATCTTTCCTTTTTTAAATTCTTCATTAAATTCTTCGATTGCAGACTCATTTATTTTAGTATACTCTTCTACAGTTTCATCTAACTCTTCTCTTAAATCGTCAAATTTTTCAGATAATTCTTCTAAGTTTTCTTTCATTTCACTTTCAGAAGCATCAGCATCTTCTATTAATTCTAAATATTCTTTCTGCACATCTGCTACATCTTCCATCACCTCTTCAGTTTTTAACCAAGCCGGGATTGTGTTACCTAAGTTAGCAATTCTATAGTTCATGTTTCTTACTCTTTGGGCAGTTGTAACATAATTTGTTTTTCTAATCTCTGCTAATTCAGAATTAATAACTGTATAATCAGACCAATCATCAAAACCAACAATACCTTTTTCATCTAAATTATAAACAATCGCAGTACCATCTTTCATTTTGTAGGTTCTGGTCTTCACTTCCATTTCCTCATCCATCTCATTTACTCCTTCCTCTAAACCTTCTTCTGCAGAATCTATCATTTCGGCAACTTCTTCTTTAGCTTCCTCTGTTTTCTTTTTTGTATTATCACAAGAAACAAACATAAAACTAGATACTGTTAATGCTGTTACGAATAATTTTATCGAATTCATTTTTATATTTTTCATAATATTCATTTTAAGTTCGATACAAAACTATAAGATATGTAAACTATTTTTTAACGCATTCAAAAATTATGTTGACTCTTTCAATAAAGCTTATTTCTATACTATTATAAACATTCTTGTTACTGATAAACTAACTATCTTTGAGGTTTTAAAATAAATATGTTAAAGCACTTGCAATCTTTTAAGACAGATATTTCTAGCATACAACTGCCAGAGAAATTTACATTTCCGTTTTATTACGAACCACATCCTTTAGCTAAAATTGCGAGTAATGAGCTGCAAGAATATTTAATAAATCAGCAAGATTTTAAACACAATTTTGGTTTAAATAACGATACAACAACTTTACCAATAGGTAAAATGTTTGGTGTTTTAATAGTTAAAGACAAAGATGATAATATTGGTTACTTAGCAGCTTTTTCTGGCAAATTAGCAGATAAAAGTTTGCCAGAAAAATTTGTACCTCCTGTTTTTAACATGCGTACAGAAGGAAGTTTTTACATAAAAGGCGAATTAGAAATAGACGCTATAAATGCAAAACTTAGTGCAATAACAAATAGCAACGAATTTATAACTGCTAAAAAAAATGTAAAAAAATTATCTAAAGAAATAGAAGATGACTTGGCTTTTCAAAGAAAAAAAATGAAGTCTTTAAAGTCTGAAAGAAAAGCAATTAAAAAGAATGCTGAAAAGTCTTTAAGTAAATTAGAATTTGATAAGCTTACCAAAAAACTGATGCAAGAAAGTTACAACAATCAGTTTTTTATGAAAGAATTACAAGAGTATTATCAAGATAAATTATCAAAAGTTTGTAGCAATTATTTGTTACTTAAAGATGAAATATCAGCATTAAAAAAATCTAGAAAAGAAAAATCGAATTATTTACAGCAAACCTTATTTAGCAAATATGCTTTTTTAAATAAAGACAAAGAACTTAAAAACTTATTAGATATATTTAATGATCCAGCAATTAAACCACCTGCTGGTTCTGGAGAATGTTCTGCGCCTAAACTTTTACAGTATGCTTTTAAGAATGATTTAACCCCAATTACAATGGCAGAATTTTGGTGGGGAATTTCGCCAAACTCAGCAATTAGAAAGCATAAAAACTATTATCCGGCTTGTCAAAGTAGATGTAAACCCATTTTATCTCATATGTTGAAAGGTGTTAAAATGGATGACAATTTATTATTGGAAAATTTAGCCGAAAATAAAGAATTAGAAATAATTTATGAGGATGATGTACTACTTGCGGTAAACAAACCTGCAGAGTTTTTGTCTGTACCTGGTAAAGACATTAAAGATTCTGTTTACACCAGGATTAAAGATAAATATCCGGAAGCAACTGGACCAATAATTGTGCATCGATTAGATATGTCTACATCTGGTATTTTATTACTAACCAAAACGAAAGAAGCTAATAAAGTTTTGCAAAGTCAGTTTATTAATAGAACTATTAAAAAACGTTATGTTGCTTTGCTAGACGGCATTTTACCAAAAAATAAAGGAAAAATAAAATTACCGCTTCGAGTAGATTTAGACGACAGACCAAAACAACTTGTAGATTTTAAGTTTGGGAAACCTGCGGAAACCGATTGGGAA from Polaribacter marinaquae encodes the following:
- a CDS encoding lycopene cyclase family protein, which gives rise to MKKYDYIIAGSGCAGLSLLYRILKEPTLQHKSILVIDKDSKKNNDRTWCYWEKEAGIFDELVSSKWNNLAFLTTGFEKNLDLGSYTYKMIQGLDFYQYVLNYAQKFTNVTFVQENILSISSDDSVGIVKTNLASYTSKVVFNSTSLFNPVITEQNSLLQHFKGWVIKTETAQFDKNVGRLMDFTVSQEHGATFMYVLPTSSTEALVEYTLFTPKLIEKEDYKKALVKYIKEDLKIEKYTITHEEFGIIPMSLANFKRTEDKTIINIGTAGGFTKASSGYTFQFIQKNLSEIILDLKNNRPILNKTTFKDKLYNWYDRTLIDVLLSNKLTGKEVFTRIFKKNSPEKILAFLGNESSLKEDVLIMKNLPLLPFLMAGIRQLFTKR
- a CDS encoding RluA family pseudouridine synthase, encoding MLKHLQSFKTDISSIQLPEKFTFPFYYEPHPLAKIASNELQEYLINQQDFKHNFGLNNDTTTLPIGKMFGVLIVKDKDDNIGYLAAFSGKLADKSLPEKFVPPVFNMRTEGSFYIKGELEIDAINAKLSAITNSNEFITAKKNVKKLSKEIEDDLAFQRKKMKSLKSERKAIKKNAEKSLSKLEFDKLTKKLMQESYNNQFFMKELQEYYQDKLSKVCSNYLLLKDEISALKKSRKEKSNYLQQTLFSKYAFLNKDKELKNLLDIFNDPAIKPPAGSGECSAPKLLQYAFKNDLTPITMAEFWWGISPNSAIRKHKNYYPACQSRCKPILSHMLKGVKMDDNLLLENLAENKELEIIYEDDVLLAVNKPAEFLSVPGKDIKDSVYTRIKDKYPEATGPIIVHRLDMSTSGILLLTKTKEANKVLQSQFINRTIKKRYVALLDGILPKNKGKIKLPLRVDLDDRPKQLVDFKFGKPAETDWEIISEINNKTKVYFYPITGRTHQLRVHAAHKNGLNTPIVGDDLYGNKQNRLHLHAEFIEFNHPVTLKRMSLKVDADF